In one Zalophus californianus isolate mZalCal1 chromosome 10, mZalCal1.pri.v2, whole genome shotgun sequence genomic region, the following are encoded:
- the SMIM22 gene encoding small integral membrane protein 22, translated as MDLAEELETTAQEVLGKLRSGEPFQSNWDTAAFIIFLIFLGTVLLLMLLVCTHCCCHSSCSRRASRPQKVHPRGVDNLALEP; from the exons ATGGACTTGGCGGAAGAGCTGGAGACCACAGCCCAGGaagtgctggggaaactgaggagtGGTGAGCCGTTCCAGTCCAACTGGGACACTGCTGCCTTCATCATCTTCCTCATTTTCCTCG GCACCGTGCTGCTCCTGATGTTGCTCGTTTGTACCCACTGCTGCTGCCACAGCTCCTGCAGCCGCCGCGCCTCCAGACCCCAGAAG GTACACCCCAGGGGAGTGGATAACTTGGCCTTGGAACCTTAA